A window of Sphingomonas sp. Leaf357 contains these coding sequences:
- a CDS encoding twin-arginine translocase TatA/TatE family subunit, translated as MGSFSLVHWLVLGVVMVLVLGGGRFSNMMGDVAKGIKQFKKGMAEEDDKATPSRIDAKPAADPAFDRDGEKLREER; from the coding sequence ATGGGTAGTTTCAGCCTCGTGCATTGGCTGGTGTTGGGCGTCGTGATGGTGCTCGTGCTCGGCGGCGGCCGCTTCTCCAACATGATGGGCGACGTCGCCAAGGGCATCAAGCAGTTCAAGAAGGGCATGGCCGAGGAAGACGACAAGGCGACGCCGTCGCGGATCGACGCGAAGCCCGCCGCCGATCCCGCATTCGATCGCGACGGCGAAAAGCTGCGCGAAGAGCGCTGA
- a CDS encoding segregation and condensation protein A: protein MTDEPEQLTLDIDGWEGPLDLLLDLARRQKVDLREISILALVDQYLRYVEEAKAIKLELAADYLVMAAWLAYLKSALLLPRDPEAQPDPEELALRLQLRLERLNAMREAGARLIARDRIGRDVFVRGQPEGLRTVRRALWQAEVFDLIAAYGRITARTRPVMHVVADRHVMTLEAALERVSRLLGMTVEWGTIESFLPDAAAGPFRKSALASSFLAALELARQGRVELRQKSPFAPLYLRAPV from the coding sequence GTGACCGACGAGCCCGAACAATTGACGCTGGATATCGACGGGTGGGAAGGGCCGCTCGATCTGCTGCTCGATCTGGCGCGGCGGCAGAAGGTGGATCTGCGCGAGATTTCGATCCTGGCGCTGGTCGATCAATATCTGCGCTATGTCGAGGAGGCGAAGGCGATCAAGCTGGAGCTGGCGGCCGATTATCTCGTGATGGCGGCGTGGCTCGCGTATCTGAAGTCGGCGTTGCTGCTGCCGCGCGATCCCGAGGCCCAGCCCGATCCGGAGGAACTGGCGCTCAGGCTGCAGCTGCGGCTCGAACGGCTGAACGCGATGCGCGAGGCCGGCGCGCGGCTGATCGCGCGCGACCGGATCGGCCGCGACGTGTTCGTGCGCGGGCAGCCGGAGGGGCTGCGGACGGTGCGCAGGGCCTTGTGGCAGGCGGAGGTCTTCGACCTGATCGCAGCGTATGGCCGGATCACGGCGCGCACCCGGCCGGTGATGCATGTCGTCGCCGATCGGCATGTGATGACGCTGGAGGCGGCGCTCGAACGCGTGTCGCGACTGCTCGGCATGACGGTCGAATGGGGTACGATCGAAAGTTTCCTGCCCGACGCGGCGGCGGGGCCTTTTCGCAAATCGGCGCTGGCGAGCAGCTTCCTCGCCGCGCTGGAACTGGCGCGTCAGGGGCGGGTGGAACTGCGCCAGAAATCGCCGTTCGCGCCGCTGTATCTGCGGGCGCCGGTATGA
- the tatC gene encoding twin-arginine translocase subunit TatC, whose product MSDDVSEIDASRAPLLDHLIELRRRLLYCAVAMLLTFLIGFYFSRPIFAFLVHPLVMAGQKTIISTEVFGGFLVQVKVAFFAAMMMSFPVIANQLWQFVAPGLYRQEKRALLPFLLATPVLFIAGASMAYFIAVPMALKFLLSYQGDLGGIRQEALPTVTSYLSFVMQFLFAFGLSFLLPVLLMLLERAGIVTRKQLVAARRYAIVAAFAIAAVLTPPDVGSQLLLAIPLVLLYEMALIGIWFTERKRAKVAAETPEASEGV is encoded by the coding sequence GTGAGCGACGATGTGAGCGAGATCGACGCGTCGCGTGCGCCGCTGCTCGATCATCTGATCGAACTGCGCCGCCGGCTGCTGTATTGCGCGGTGGCGATGCTGCTGACGTTCCTGATCGGCTTCTATTTCTCGCGCCCGATCTTCGCGTTCCTGGTGCATCCACTGGTGATGGCGGGGCAGAAGACGATCATCTCCACCGAAGTGTTCGGCGGCTTCCTGGTGCAGGTGAAGGTGGCGTTCTTCGCCGCGATGATGATGTCGTTTCCGGTGATCGCCAACCAATTGTGGCAATTCGTCGCGCCCGGCCTGTACCGTCAGGAGAAGCGCGCCTTGCTGCCGTTCCTGCTCGCCACGCCGGTCTTGTTCATCGCCGGCGCGTCGATGGCGTATTTCATCGCCGTTCCGATGGCGCTCAAATTCCTGCTCTCCTATCAGGGCGATCTTGGCGGCATCCGCCAGGAGGCACTGCCGACGGTGACAAGCTACCTCTCGTTCGTCATGCAGTTCCTGTTCGCGTTCGGCCTGTCGTTTCTGCTACCGGTGCTGCTGATGCTGCTGGAGCGTGCCGGCATCGTGACGCGCAAGCAATTGGTCGCGGCGCGGCGCTACGCGATCGTCGCGGCGTTCGCGATCGCGGCGGTGTTGACGCCGCCGGATGTGGGTTCGCAGCTGCTGCTCGCGATCCCGCTGGTGCTGCTCTACGAAATGGCGCTGATCGGGATCTGGTTCACCGAGCGCAAGCGCGCGAAGGTTGCGGCGGAAACGCCCGAGGCGTCCGAGGGGGTCTGA
- the glnE gene encoding bifunctional [glutamate--ammonia ligase]-adenylyl-L-tyrosine phosphorylase/[glutamate--ammonia-ligase] adenylyltransferase, giving the protein MNRPLPDPRIVDALSRARAGSPFLTMVAGREPELAAALEAGVLPPLDVLSDVSSDEPVARRLRLARRRISLLVAIGDLAGVLNLTAVTGALSDFADRALDLAIRTAIAERTPGAEPVGFVGIALGKQGSHELNYSSDIDPILLFDPATLPRRGREEPQEAAVRIGKRVVELLQARDGDGYVLRVDLRLRPSPEATPLALPVDAAIAYYEAQALPWERAAFIRARAAAGDLALGQRFLDTIRPFVWRRALDFGAIGEIRGISRRIRDHHAQGQAFGPGFDLKRGRGGIREVEFFAQIHQLIHGGRDPALRAPATRDALAALAGAGWIGTDDAMAMAESYTLLRTIEHRVQMIDDRQTHHLPTGAALDGVARLHGLESGAALLDLLRPHVASTARIYDSIEPDEGDGLSHDTARLAEQLAASGFTDTAGAVQRVVQWRAGSYAALRSPAALEALEAVLPGLIDALGTAPDPHAAILRLDAMLSRLPSAINFLRLLEARPALARLLGAILSHAAPLAEALGRRADLLDGLIDATALEAVGSVAELAAEMGEGADYQARLDHVRKVVGEKRFALGAQIVAGVSDPLDVSAGYARVAEAAIQVLAEATVADFAAKHGRVPDSELVVLALGRMGGGALTHASDLDLIYLFTGDFAAESDGEKRLGAVLYYNRLAQRLTGALSVATASGPLYEVDTRLRPSGTQGPLSVSLDGFARYQRESAWTWEHMALTRARPVFGSAAARAETVAVIDAVLHGERPERDLIADAVTMRADMAAHKPPAGPLDAKLSPGALVDLEFATHVAQLVHRAGFDANLGRAIDAQIAAGLAPPEMRGAHDLLTRLIVTLRLVAPDAQVPEPTTQALIARAVGLPDWPTTLAAFERTRQEVMRFWASVGGDDVG; this is encoded by the coding sequence ATGAACAGGCCGCTGCCAGACCCCCGGATCGTGGATGCCCTGTCGCGGGCGCGCGCCGGCTCGCCGTTTTTGACGATGGTGGCGGGGCGCGAGCCGGAGTTGGCCGCGGCGCTCGAAGCGGGCGTGCTGCCGCCGCTCGATGTCCTGAGCGATGTTTCATCGGACGAGCCGGTGGCCCGCAGGCTCAGGCTCGCGCGGCGCCGCATATCCTTGCTCGTGGCGATCGGCGACCTGGCGGGCGTGCTGAACCTCACCGCCGTGACCGGGGCGTTGAGCGACTTCGCCGATCGCGCGCTCGATCTGGCGATCCGCACCGCGATCGCGGAGCGCACGCCGGGGGCCGAACCGGTCGGCTTCGTCGGCATCGCGCTCGGCAAGCAGGGCAGCCACGAACTGAATTACTCGTCCGATATCGATCCGATCCTGCTGTTCGATCCCGCCACCTTGCCACGCCGGGGTCGCGAAGAGCCGCAAGAGGCTGCGGTGCGGATCGGCAAGCGCGTGGTCGAACTGCTCCAGGCGCGCGATGGCGACGGATATGTTCTACGCGTCGACCTGCGGCTGCGCCCATCGCCCGAGGCGACGCCGCTCGCGCTGCCGGTCGATGCTGCGATCGCCTATTACGAAGCGCAGGCGCTGCCATGGGAGCGTGCCGCGTTCATCCGTGCCCGCGCCGCTGCCGGGGATCTCGCGCTGGGCCAGCGTTTCCTCGATACGATCCGCCCGTTCGTCTGGCGCCGCGCGCTCGATTTCGGCGCGATCGGCGAGATCCGGGGTATCTCGCGCCGTATTCGCGATCATCATGCGCAGGGGCAGGCGTTCGGCCCCGGCTTCGACCTGAAGCGCGGGCGCGGCGGCATCCGCGAGGTCGAATTCTTCGCGCAGATCCACCAGTTGATTCACGGCGGGCGCGACCCCGCCTTGCGCGCGCCAGCAACCCGCGACGCCCTGGCGGCGCTGGCCGGGGCGGGGTGGATCGGCACGGACGATGCCATGGCGATGGCCGAGAGCTACACATTGTTGCGCACGATCGAACACCGCGTGCAGATGATCGACGATCGCCAGACGCATCACCTGCCGACCGGCGCTGCGCTCGACGGCGTGGCGCGGCTGCACGGGCTGGAGAGCGGTGCGGCGTTGCTCGATCTGCTGCGGCCGCACGTCGCCAGTACCGCGCGCATCTATGATTCGATCGAGCCGGACGAGGGCGACGGTTTGTCGCACGATACCGCGCGTCTGGCCGAGCAGCTCGCCGCCTCGGGCTTCACCGATACGGCGGGCGCGGTGCAGCGCGTCGTGCAGTGGCGCGCCGGATCCTATGCCGCGCTGCGCAGCCCGGCGGCGCTGGAGGCATTGGAGGCGGTGCTGCCCGGCCTGATCGACGCGCTCGGCACCGCGCCGGACCCGCATGCCGCGATCCTGCGGCTCGATGCGATGCTGTCGCGGTTGCCCAGCGCGATCAATTTCCTGCGCCTGCTGGAAGCGCGCCCGGCGCTGGCGCGCCTGCTCGGCGCGATCCTCAGCCATGCCGCGCCGCTGGCCGAGGCGCTGGGACGGCGGGCGGACCTGCTGGACGGGTTGATCGACGCGACTGCGCTGGAGGCGGTCGGTTCGGTCGCCGAACTGGCCGCGGAAATGGGGGAGGGGGCGGATTATCAGGCGCGGCTCGATCATGTGCGCAAGGTGGTGGGCGAGAAGCGCTTCGCCCTGGGCGCGCAGATCGTGGCCGGCGTGTCCGATCCGCTCGACGTCTCGGCCGGCTATGCGCGCGTCGCGGAGGCCGCGATCCAGGTGCTGGCCGAGGCGACCGTCGCCGATTTCGCCGCGAAGCATGGCCGCGTACCCGACAGCGAATTGGTCGTTCTGGCGCTCGGGCGGATGGGCGGTGGGGCATTGACCCATGCCTCGGATCTCGACCTCATCTACCTCTTCACCGGCGATTTCGCGGCCGAATCCGACGGCGAAAAGCGTCTGGGGGCAGTGCTTTACTACAATCGGCTGGCACAGCGTCTTACCGGTGCGCTGTCGGTCGCGACCGCCTCCGGCCCGCTTTACGAGGTGGATACGCGGCTTCGGCCGTCCGGCACGCAAGGACCGCTGTCGGTCTCGCTCGACGGTTTCGCGCGCTATCAGCGCGAAAGCGCGTGGACGTGGGAGCATATGGCGCTGACCCGCGCGCGGCCGGTGTTCGGATCGGCGGCGGCGCGCGCGGAGACGGTCGCGGTGATCGATGCCGTCCTGCACGGCGAGCGCCCCGAACGCGACCTGATCGCCGATGCGGTGACGATGCGCGCCGACATGGCCGCGCACAAGCCGCCGGCCGGGCCGCTCGATGCCAAGCTGTCGCCGGGCGCGCTGGTCGATCTTGAGTTCGCCACGCATGTCGCGCAGCTCGTCCATCGCGCCGGCTTCGATGCCAATCTGGGTCGTGCGATCGATGCGCAGATCGCTGCCGGGCTGGCCCCGCCGGAAATGCGCGGCGCGCACGATCTGCTGACCCGTCTGATCGTCACGCTGCGCCTCGTCGCACCCGATGCTCAGGTGCCGGAACCGACGACGCAGGCGTTGATCGCCCGCGCCGTCGGGTTGCCCGACTGGCCGACGACGCTTGCCGCGTTCGAACGGACGCGGCAGGAGGTGATGCGGTTCTGGGCGAGCGTGGGAGGCGACGATGTCGGTTGA
- a CDS encoding sigma-70 family RNA polymerase sigma factor: MSESETNGDEVGAEAANEVVEHVALSDPEFKKELAQVIPHLRAFGRSLSGNRDLADDLVQETLMKAWAARQRFQAGTNMRAWTFIILRNLYLSQMRRARFKGEWDDLVADKILAAPASQDRHVELGDMQRALLHLPQPQREALILVGAGGFAYEEAAEICGVAVGTIKSRVARGRVALETILGDGSLPSRRTHSNEPGMTALDTIMGEVESLSRDRG; encoded by the coding sequence ATGTCTGAATCCGAAACGAACGGCGACGAGGTCGGCGCAGAAGCGGCGAACGAGGTCGTCGAGCACGTCGCGTTGTCCGATCCCGAGTTCAAGAAAGAACTCGCGCAGGTCATTCCGCATCTGCGCGCCTTCGGTCGCTCTCTGTCCGGCAACCGCGATCTCGCCGACGATCTGGTGCAGGAAACGCTGATGAAGGCCTGGGCCGCGCGGCAGCGCTTCCAGGCCGGTACGAACATGCGCGCCTGGACGTTCATCATCCTGCGCAACCTGTATCTCAGCCAGATGCGCCGTGCGCGCTTCAAGGGCGAATGGGACGATCTTGTCGCCGACAAGATCCTTGCCGCCCCGGCGAGCCAGGATCGCCATGTCGAACTCGGCGACATGCAGCGCGCGTTGCTGCATCTGCCGCAGCCGCAGCGCGAGGCGCTGATTCTGGTGGGGGCCGGTGGTTTCGCCTATGAGGAGGCGGCCGAGATCTGCGGCGTCGCGGTTGGCACGATCAAGAGTCGCGTCGCACGCGGTCGCGTGGCGCTCGAGACGATCCTTGGTGACGGATCGCTGCCGTCGCGTCGGACGCATAGCAATGAGCCTGGCATGACGGCGCTCGATACGATCATGGGCGAGGTCGAGAGCCTAAGTCGCGATCGCGGCTGA
- a CDS encoding peroxiredoxin, whose translation MSVELGDTSPDVALTRPGGEKVDLRAYLGKPLVLYFYPKDDTTGCTREAQDFGALYPEFQALGVEVLGVSKDTPAKHTKFIAKYDLKVPLASDEDGSVTEAFGVWIEKKLYGKAYLGIDRSTWLFDAAGVLQRVWRKVKVPGHAMAVLAAAKELT comes from the coding sequence ATGTCGGTTGAGCTGGGCGATACATCGCCGGACGTCGCGTTGACGCGTCCCGGTGGCGAGAAGGTCGATCTGCGCGCCTATCTCGGCAAGCCGCTGGTGCTGTATTTCTATCCCAAGGACGACACGACCGGCTGCACGCGCGAGGCGCAGGATTTCGGTGCGCTCTATCCTGAATTCCAGGCGCTGGGCGTCGAAGTTCTCGGCGTGTCGAAGGACACGCCGGCGAAACACACGAAATTCATCGCCAAATACGATCTTAAGGTGCCGCTGGCGAGCGATGAGGATGGCTCGGTGACCGAGGCGTTCGGCGTGTGGATCGAGAAGAAGCTCTACGGTAAAGCCTATCTCGGCATCGATCGATCGACGTGGCTGTTCGATGCCGCCGGCGTGCTGCAACGGGTGTGGCGCAAGGTGAAAGTGCCGGGCCATGCGATGGCCGTATTGGCGGCGGCCAAGGAGCTGACCTGA
- a CDS encoding response regulator — protein sequence MSLGQQLAPHLPFLRRYGRALTGSQTHGDRYVRATLEAIVAAPNEFPRDVDPRLGLYRMFQAIWGSTNYDETPENASADDGDDQESIARARLARMTPLSRQALLLTAMEGFTPEDAAYLIEVETSEVDSLVAEALAEIEKQTRARVLIIEDEPLIAMDIETIVRDLGHEVTGVAVTRDEAVALAMEDRPGLVLADIQLADDSSGIDAVKDILAEFQVPVIFITAFPERLLTGERPEPTFLITKPFQRSTVKAAIAQALFFDSATVPAL from the coding sequence ATGTCGCTTGGACAGCAGCTTGCCCCCCATCTCCCCTTCCTGCGCCGCTATGGCCGGGCACTCACCGGCAGCCAGACGCATGGCGACCGTTACGTCCGCGCCACGCTGGAAGCGATCGTCGCCGCCCCGAACGAATTCCCCCGCGATGTCGATCCCCGGCTCGGGCTGTATCGTATGTTCCAGGCGATCTGGGGCTCCACCAATTATGACGAGACGCCGGAAAACGCATCCGCGGACGATGGTGACGATCAGGAATCGATCGCGCGGGCGCGGTTGGCGCGGATGACGCCGCTGTCGCGTCAGGCGCTGCTGCTGACCGCGATGGAAGGCTTCACGCCGGAAGACGCGGCGTATCTGATCGAGGTCGAGACGTCCGAAGTCGACTCGCTGGTCGCCGAGGCCCTCGCTGAGATCGAGAAGCAGACCCGGGCCCGTGTGCTGATCATCGAGGACGAGCCGCTGATCGCGATGGATATCGAGACGATCGTGCGCGATCTCGGCCATGAGGTGACCGGCGTCGCCGTGACGCGCGACGAGGCCGTGGCCCTGGCGATGGAGGATCGCCCCGGTCTCGTGCTGGCCGACATCCAATTGGCCGACGATTCCTCGGGCATCGATGCGGTGAAGGACATCCTGGCCGAGTTCCAGGTGCCGGTGATCTTCATCACCGCGTTTCCGGAGCGCCTGCTGACAGGCGAGCGGCCCGAGCCGACCTTCCTGATCACCAAGCCGTTCCAGCGCTCGACCGTCAAGGCGGCGATCGCCCAGGCACTGTTCTTCGACTCGGCGACCGTACCAGCGCTTTGA
- a CDS encoding entericidin A/B family lipoprotein — MRKLAGMAVVAAALLVSACNTIEGAGKDVSSAGKTVAKTADDAK, encoded by the coding sequence ATGCGTAAGCTCGCAGGAATGGCCGTAGTCGCCGCAGCCCTTTTGGTCAGTGCGTGCAACACGATCGAAGGCGCCGGCAAGGACGTGTCGTCCGCCGGCAAGACGGTCGCGAAGACGGCCGACGACGCCAAATAA
- the scpB gene encoding SMC-Scp complex subunit ScpB, whose product MSPPDDLARAVEAVLFAATEPMTADAIRAHLNGATGVREALARLQADYDGRGVELVVRGERWHFQTAADMAHLLRRDREEPRKLSRAGIETLAIIAYHEPATRAEIEAIRGVQISKGTIDVLMEAGWVRPAGRRDVPGRPLLYATTADFLAHFGLSSRRDLPGLDDLKAAGLLDPVDLAFETIEVANPYEED is encoded by the coding sequence ATGAGCCCTCCGGACGATCTGGCGCGCGCGGTGGAGGCGGTGCTGTTCGCCGCGACCGAACCGATGACCGCGGACGCGATCCGCGCGCACCTGAACGGAGCGACCGGCGTGCGCGAGGCGCTGGCGCGGTTGCAGGCCGATTATGACGGGCGCGGCGTGGAACTGGTGGTGCGCGGCGAGCGCTGGCATTTCCAGACCGCGGCGGACATGGCGCATCTGCTGCGCCGCGACCGCGAGGAGCCGCGCAAGCTGAGCCGGGCGGGGATCGAGACACTGGCGATCATCGCCTATCACGAGCCTGCGACGCGCGCGGAAATCGAGGCGATTCGCGGCGTGCAGATTTCCAAGGGCACGATCGACGTGCTGATGGAGGCGGGCTGGGTGCGCCCGGCGGGGCGGCGCGACGTGCCGGGGCGACCGCTACTGTATGCCACGACGGCGGATTTCCTCGCCCATTTCGGATTGTCCAGTCGCCGCGATCTGCCGGGGCTGGACGATCTCAAGGCGGCGGGGCTGCTCGATCCGGTCGATCTCGCTTTTGAAACTATCGAGGTGGCCAATCCGTATGAGGAAGACTAG
- the tatB gene encoding Sec-independent protein translocase protein TatB: protein MFDIAPTELMLVAVVALVVIGPKDLPRAMRFVGHWVAKGRGVMNQVRSGFDTMVREAELQEMEKKWAEENARIMREHADPVPSLPSSPADHASETVVEPVSEDAPPVMVEQPVVTPAAEPQLELEPGAPRPVAKTRKPRAKSAEPKAAS from the coding sequence ATGTTCGACATCGCGCCTACCGAATTGATGCTCGTCGCGGTCGTCGCGCTGGTCGTCATCGGGCCCAAGGATCTGCCGCGCGCGATGCGCTTCGTCGGCCATTGGGTCGCGAAGGGGCGCGGGGTGATGAATCAGGTCCGCTCCGGCTTCGACACGATGGTGCGCGAGGCGGAACTCCAGGAAATGGAGAAGAAATGGGCCGAGGAGAACGCCCGGATCATGCGCGAACATGCCGATCCGGTGCCGTCCTTGCCGTCCAGCCCGGCCGATCACGCCAGTGAAACCGTGGTCGAGCCTGTTTCGGAGGATGCACCGCCGGTGATGGTCGAGCAGCCGGTCGTCACGCCGGCCGCCGAGCCGCAACTCGAACTCGAACCCGGTGCGCCGCGGCCCGTCGCCAAGACGCGCAAGCCGCGCGCCAAGAGCGCCGAACCCAAGGCCGCGTCGTGA
- a CDS encoding sensor histidine kinase — protein sequence MNDHSVTGQPAETRPLSGTVGNIPLRSSLFVAAIPTGAKVFLILSAALLPLAVIAFFATLNTAQNATADARARVRVASSETARRLAIEMIGDMTALRVALNALDSDAGDAPSCARAQGVFAQQAASGTRFAIIDANRRVLCGTALPSDLTLLAAPGTAQIAARVVPGKGVVLAIGGNRSGASANAFFPARFLADIGQPSGFPIPFETRLAQGDVELTLTPLPDRATLERRETQRIALGLGDLDLEMTIRSQPITPPVLIALLFPILMWFAAASIGWFIVDRLLIRPLRRLRTAVAAYVPGEEIDPEEVRALPAQEIRELGDTFRNISRTVATHEAGLAEGLVRQTKLTREVHHRVKNNLQVISSLINFHARSAKSVEASAAYAGIQRRVDALAVVHRHHFAEMEEHRGLSLRSVIGELASNIRATAPDNSSGLGILLDVEPWLVNQDIGIAVAFLITEIVELAMSCNPAAQIRISVKPGETEERAVLRISSPSLIDCDALQGAIKDRYGRVMEGLSRQLRSKLHHDPLIGAYEITIAVIGRD from the coding sequence GTGAACGACCACAGCGTTACGGGCCAGCCCGCAGAGACACGTCCCCTGTCCGGCACGGTCGGCAATATCCCCCTCCGATCCTCCCTGTTCGTCGCCGCGATTCCGACCGGCGCCAAAGTTTTCCTGATCCTGAGCGCGGCCTTGCTGCCGCTGGCCGTGATCGCCTTCTTCGCCACGCTGAACACCGCGCAGAACGCTACGGCGGATGCGCGGGCCCGGGTGCGAGTCGCGTCCTCCGAAACTGCGCGCCGCCTCGCGATCGAGATGATCGGCGACATGACCGCATTGCGCGTCGCGCTCAATGCTTTGGACAGCGATGCCGGCGACGCCCCGAGTTGCGCCCGCGCGCAGGGCGTGTTCGCGCAGCAGGCGGCCAGCGGCACGCGCTTCGCGATCATCGACGCCAACCGGCGGGTGCTGTGCGGCACCGCGCTGCCATCCGATCTCACCTTGCTCGCCGCCCCTGGCACCGCACAGATCGCGGCGCGCGTCGTTCCCGGTAAGGGCGTCGTGCTGGCGATCGGCGGCAATCGCAGCGGGGCGAGCGCCAACGCCTTCTTCCCGGCCCGCTTCCTCGCCGACATCGGCCAGCCGAGCGGATTTCCGATCCCGTTCGAAACCCGCCTGGCGCAGGGCGATGTCGAACTGACCCTGACTCCCCTGCCCGACCGCGCCACGCTGGAACGACGCGAGACACAGCGGATCGCGCTCGGCCTCGGGGATCTCGATCTCGAGATGACGATCCGCAGCCAGCCGATCACGCCGCCGGTGTTGATCGCCTTGCTGTTCCCGATCCTGATGTGGTTCGCCGCCGCCAGCATCGGCTGGTTCATCGTCGATCGTCTGCTGATCCGTCCCCTGCGTCGCCTGCGCACCGCGGTCGCTGCCTATGTGCCGGGCGAGGAGATCGATCCCGAAGAGGTCCGTGCCCTCCCCGCGCAGGAAATTCGCGAACTGGGCGACACGTTCCGCAACATCAGCCGCACCGTCGCCACGCACGAGGCCGGGCTGGCCGAGGGGCTCGTGCGCCAGACCAAGTTGACGCGCGAGGTGCATCATCGCGTGAAGAACAATCTTCAGGTCATCTCCAGCCTGATCAATTTCCACGCCCGCAGCGCCAAATCGGTCGAGGCGAGCGCGGCCTATGCGGGCATCCAGCGTCGCGTCGATGCGCTGGCCGTCGTCCACCGCCACCATTTCGCCGAGATGGAGGAGCATCGCGGCCTGTCGCTGCGCTCGGTGATCGGTGAACTCGCCTCCAACATCCGCGCGACCGCGCCCGACAATTCTTCCGGCCTTGGGATACTGCTCGATGTCGAACCGTGGCTGGTCAATCAGGATATCGGCATCGCCGTCGCCTTCCTGATCACCGAGATCGTCGAGCTGGCGATGAGCTGCAATCCGGCCGCGCAGATCCGCATATCGGTCAAACCGGGCGAGACGGAGGAGCGCGCGGTGCTCCGGATCAGTTCGCCATCGCTGATCGATTGCGATGCGTTGCAGGGCGCGATCAAGGATCGCTACGGCCGCGTTATGGAAGGCCTGTCGCGCCAATTGCGGTCGAAGCTGCACCACGATCCGCTGATCGGCGCCTATGAAATCACCATCGCGGTGATCGGGCGCGACTGA
- a CDS encoding NepR family anti-sigma factor has protein sequence MGAALRTVYQKTVEEDIPSDLLDLLGKLD, from the coding sequence ATGGGCGCGGCACTGCGCACCGTGTACCAGAAGACCGTGGAAGAAGACATTCCGTCCGACCTGCTCGATCTTTTGGGTAAACTCGATTGA
- a CDS encoding glycoside hydrolase family 3 N-terminal domain-containing protein, whose amino-acid sequence MIPVIFGLSGLAITAEERSFFASANPAGYILFKRNIETRAQVRALTDDLRALSGRDDLPILIDQEGGRVARMRAPEWPEFPAGPAFDALYERAPISGIEAARVNAQGIALMLAEVGITVDCLPLLDVAQPDTTEAIACRTLGSEPMRVAAMGRAMLDGLQRGGVVGVVKHMPGHGRAIVDTHHHLPTVTASDAELETDLAPFIALKDAPMGMTSHIVFEAWDPERPATLSPIIVQEIIRKRIGFDGLLMTDDIDMKALSGSAGDKAAGAIAAGCDIVLDCWARMPEMEEIAGRSSAISDVSRARLDRAMATIAGAVPQGDLADLIAKRDALLAVV is encoded by the coding sequence ATGATCCCCGTCATCTTCGGCCTTTCCGGCCTTGCCATCACCGCTGAAGAACGCAGCTTCTTCGCCAGCGCCAACCCCGCCGGCTATATCCTGTTCAAACGCAATATCGAGACTCGCGCGCAGGTCCGCGCGCTGACCGACGATCTGCGCGCGCTGTCCGGGCGGGACGACCTGCCGATCCTGATCGATCAGGAGGGCGGGCGCGTGGCGCGAATGCGGGCACCGGAATGGCCGGAATTCCCCGCCGGCCCCGCCTTCGATGCGCTGTACGAGCGTGCGCCGATCTCGGGGATCGAGGCGGCGCGAGTCAACGCTCAGGGCATCGCGTTGATGCTGGCCGAGGTCGGCATCACGGTCGACTGCCTGCCGCTGCTCGACGTGGCGCAGCCCGATACGACCGAGGCGATCGCCTGCCGCACTCTGGGAAGCGAGCCGATGCGGGTCGCGGCGATGGGGCGGGCGATGCTCGATGGATTGCAGCGCGGCGGTGTCGTCGGGGTGGTCAAGCACATGCCCGGGCATGGCCGCGCGATCGTCGATACGCATCACCATTTGCCGACCGTCACCGCGTCGGATGCCGAGCTGGAGACCGATCTCGCGCCGTTCATCGCGCTGAAGGATGCACCGATGGGCATGACCTCGCACATCGTGTTCGAGGCTTGGGATCCGGAGCGCCCCGCGACCCTCTCGCCGATCATCGTCCAGGAGATCATCCGCAAGCGGATCGGCTTCGACGGGCTGTTGATGACCGACGATATCGACATGAAGGCGCTGAGCGGGAGCGCGGGCGACAAGGCGGCGGGCGCGATCGCGGCGGGGTGCGACATCGTGCTCGATTGCTGGGCGCGGATGCCGGAGATGGAGGAGATCGCCGGGCGATCGAGCGCGATCTCCGACGTGTCGCGCGCGCGGCTCGATCGGGCGATGGCGACGATCGCGGGGGCGGTGCCGCAGGGCGATCTGGCGGACCTGATCGCCAAGCGGGATGCGTTGCTGGCGGTGGTGTGA